Genomic DNA from Peribacillus simplex NBRC 15720 = DSM 1321:
TTTGGGAATACAGCTTGGAGGCCGGAATATGTACAAAGGAATTGTTTCCGACCGTGCGAGGATGGGAGTTCCGCTTGTTCGATTGGAAGCAAAACATATACCAAAAACGATTACCATCATGCATCGGTCATCTTTTCTATTTCTACTGATGCTATGGCTAGGGGGACTTATTCTTGACATTACCTTCTCATGGCTCTAATCCTCATTATCTTTACGAAGCACTGGAAATCGAAATGCCTGAATCGGTTCTCGACTTCAGTGCTAACATCAACCCATTGGGCCCGCCTTTACGCATAAAGGAACAGTGGTATGGTTTTTTTGAAGGAATCCTTCAATACCCAGATCCGCATGCCATTGAACTGACAAAATCAATTGCAAAAAAAGAAGCTCTTCCTGAGCAATCCGTTTTGATGGGGAACGGTGGTGCTGAAATAATCATGTTGGTAGCGAACGGATTAGCCAATCAAAGGGTGCTAATCATTCAGCCGGCATTTGCGGAATATGCTGAGGCTTGCTTGGCAGCAGGATGTAAGGTCGATTTTCACCAGCTTGATGCTCCTGAGTGGCAATTGGACTTGGATCGTTTGATTCCCCGATTACCCGAATATGATGCAATTTTCTTATGTACGCCTAATAATCCGACGGGTGTTTCATTTAAGCGGGATGCAGTTAAGGAATTGATCATGGAATGCCAAAAAGCGGATTGCCTGATTGTCCTGGATGAGGCCTTTTATGATTTTACGGAAGATGCCTTTAGTTATGCTTCTTTAATCAATGTATTTCCACATTTACTCATTCTAAGATCAATGACTAAAATCTTTGCAATTCCGGGTTTGAGACTAGGCTATTTGCTTGCGGCACCTGACATCATAAAACGGGTAAGAAATTATAAACCTCATTGGAGCGTCAACCATGTGGCACTTGAAGTAGGGAAAATCTGTCTCGCAGAAGAAGCCTATATGAAAAAAACAAGAGACTACATTGCATTGCAAAAGCAAAAACTATTCCGGTTTTATGAGGAGCAAGGGTTGAATGTCTCCGATAGCACAGTTAATTTTTATTTGGTTAAAGATGAATCCTTATCCCTTTTCCCCTTTTTGCTAAAAAAAGGAATTGTACCGCGCCATACCTATAATTTCCCGGGTTTGGATGGAAGGTGGCTTCGGTTTGCAGTGAAGAGTGAACATGATAACGAAGCACTGATGGAGGGGGTAAGACAGTGGAGAAGGCAAGGCTCTGTTTTATAACCGGGGGTGTCCGTTCCGGAAAAAGCAGCTTCGCAGAAAGAAAAGCCCTGGAGTATGCACTCCAAATGGATGGGAACTTGCATTACCTCGCCTGTGGCCGTGTCAGTGATGTTGAAATGGGTGAACGCATCCTTAGGCACCGGAAAGATAGAGAAAGCAGCCCGATTGCTTGGAAAACTTCCGAATACGCAACGGATATTACAAGAATAGGGGCGGACATTGATCAGGATTCTATAATTCTGCTCGATTGTCTGACAACCCTGCTTGATAACGAACTATTTGGCCCTGGTATTCCGCTTGAAGAAGAATTTTTAGATAGCGTTTTTTCAAAAATAATAACCGGGATCAATGAGATAAGAAAACAATCCAGCTGTTTAATAGTCGTGAGCAATGAATTGGTGCAGGAACCAATTTTCCAGGATGATTTCCTCCATATATACGGAAAAACATTGGGCCAGCTTCATCAAACGATCGTCGGGCAGGCGGATGAAGCCTATCTTGTAGAAGCGGGAATTCCATTGCGGAAGAAAGGGTGCATGCAGGAATGAGCGGAGTGATCGGATTTTTAATTAACCTGCAGTTCTTTACGGTTTTTCCAATAAAGAAGCAGCTTCCTATGGAGAAGAAATATATTCACCGTGCCATTCAAACCTTTCCATTAGTAGGTCTTTTGCTAGGCTTGATATTGGGCGGTGTTTTGTATGCACTAGTGGAATGGACCCCATTGTCATCGCTTGCGATTGCATTTTTCCTTTGGTTTTTGACGATGGCATTAACGGGAGGTTTGCATCTTGATGGCTGGATCGATGCAAGTGATGCTTTTTTTTCCTATCAGGATAAAGAGCGGCGATTAGAAATAATGAAGGATTCCAGGACAGGTGCCTTCGGTGTCATCTCCGTCATAGTACTTTTGGCCGCCCGGTTCATATTTATCTATGAAATTGTCGAAAGGGTAAATGAATGGACATACTTCTTGATCATTGCCCTTCCGCTCTTAAGCAAATGTGTTATGGGTTATTTACTCATCCGGATGCCGCTGGCTAAAAAAGAGGGGCTCGGTGCTTTTTTTCAAAGTGCAGTAATGAAAAGCAGTTTGCCCATTTATTGGCTGTACCTCCTTGTAAGTCTGGCGTTTGCCTGGATCATCGATTTTAAGCTTGTCATCTTATTTTTCATCATGTGTCTGGCTGCGATGTTTTTCCTGGTTTATATAAAACGTAAAATCGTCAGTTGGTTCGGCGGGATAACGGGGGATGTACTGGGGGCATCCGTGGAAGGAGTTGAGCTTTGGTTATGGCTGATATTGTGGCTATTACACTACTTCGCCATGGGCTGACAGTAGCAAATGAGCGAAAGGCTTATTTAGGCTGGACGGATTCTCCATTAAGTATCGAAGGAGAAAAGGAAATACTGGACTTAAGGGGATCTTACCCACAGTATGAAAAAATTCACAGCAGTGATTTGCCCCGCTGTGTGGAAACCGCACGACTGCTGTTTCCAAATGCAGTTCCGGTCAAAAACCCTTTGTTCCGTGAGATGAACTTCGGCAGTTGGGAAGGGCGGACGTATTATGAGTTGAAAACAGATGGAGATTATCTTAATTGGCTGGAACGTCCCATGGAGGCACTGGTACCTGGGGGTGAAAGCTATCCGGCATTTTCCGAGCGTGTTAATAATGGTTGGAACCAATTGATTGCCTGTAAGGAGAACCGAATTGCCCTAATGACGCATGGAGGGGTAATTCGTGATTTATTGGTCCGCTATGCCCCGAAGGAAAAGTCCTTTTTTGATTGGGGAATTTCCCATGGCAGGGGATATGAGCTGATATGGGAAGACCGGGAAAGCTTAAGGAGGGGAGAACGCTGCACTTTGTTACAGGAGGCGCCTATAATGGGAAAACTAAATGGGTAAAGCAGTTGTATGGTTTGGAAAGTGATGTCCTTTGGCTATCCGGTTATCGAAAAGAACAGCCGGAATTGATTGATTTTCAAGGCAAGGCTGTTGTATTGCAAGGGTTGGATGCATGGATTCAACAAGATGCAGAAAAGATGGATTCAGAATCGATTCGAAAAAGATGGAAGGAAATCATGGCTGATTGGCGAATATGGGAGAAAGAAAAGGATGAACACAATTGCATTGTGATCGGTTCTGATATTTCCAAAGGCATTGTCCCGATCGAAGCAAGAGATCGCAGATGGCGCGATGCCTGCGGATGGGTCTTTCAAGATGTAGCATCCATATCAAGTCGCGTTGATATCATCTGGTATGGAATTAACCAGCGAATAAAGTAGAGGAGGCAATTGGGATGAAAATCTATACACGTACAGGGGATAAGGGACAAACAAGCGTAATCGGAGGTCGGCTTGATAAGGATGATATCCGTGTTGAATCTTATGGAACGGTCGATGAAGTGAATAGCTATATCGGTCTTGCGGTGACAGAATTGGATTCAGCGATATTTACGGATGTACTGGCCGATCTAGAGAAGATCCAGCATGAGTTGTTTGACTGCGGCGGTGATTTGGCAACCGTTTCCGAGAAGGCTCCACAAAAGCTGACGGAGGAGGCCATTACCTATTTGGAAGAACGAATAGATGCTTTCATACTTGAAGCCCCGGAATTGGAAAAGTTTATCCTGCCTGGCGGCTCAAAAGCGGCTGCAACCATTCACATCGCCCGTACTGTTACAAGAAGGGCGGAACGATTGGTCGTTTCATTGATCAAGTCTGGTGCGGCCGTTTCACCATTATCACTTCAATATTTAAATCGTTTGTCGGATTACTTCTTTGCTGTTGCACGTGTGATCAACTTCCGTCTTGGTGTGAAAGATGTGGAATATATCCGCAGCGCAAATGTATTCCGTGGAGGGAAAAGAAAGGAAAAAGAGTAAACATGGATGTAAGAAAAATTAGTGCAATTGCTATATTCATTGCCTTATCGGCGGTAGGGGCAATGATTAAAATCCCTTCCCCGATCGGGAGTATCGCTTTGGATAGTTTTCCGGCCCTTTTGGCGGCTGTCATACTTGGCCCGGTATCGGGGGCTATTGTAGCTGGGCTTGGTCATATCATTTCGGCATTCATCGGCGGCATGCCACTTGGGCCATTCCACTTTTTGATCATGGTCGAAATGGCAGTTCTCGCATGGATGTTTGGCATTTTATATATACACGGAAAAAAAGTGGGCGCGTTTTTCCTCTTCTTTATCGGTAATGCCTTCGTTTTAGCCCTGCCTTTCGCAGTTCTGATCAGCCCTAGTTTTTACACGTTATTGGTGCCGGGATTAACGGCCGCGACGGCGGTAAATGTAGGATTGGCAGCCCTTTTACTGCCACGCTTGGAGCCTGTTTTGAAAAAAATGATTTTTAAAGATGGACTCGTAAAATGAGTGATTCATTAATTTTACCATTTTCCGAATCAGAATCATTGATTGTTTCAAGTGATAATAGCGGCGGAATCGGCCTAAAAGAAAAAGATCTTGTCCATGTCCCTTATGAGGTCGTTGGATATTATTCCTTTCGGGTTGCAGTCATGGAATGTTTGGGCGTTGGCGGAAGTCCAGTATCCGTCGTTCTAAATAATTTCTGCGGGGATGAAGCCTGGGAGGACTTGAGCAGGGGTGTCAGGAAGGGACTGAATGAATTGGGAATGGAGAACCTTCCCATTACTGGCAGCACAGAAAGTAACATGCCGCTTCTTCAATCAGCACTTGGTGTTATGGTGATTGGTAAACGAGTGAATGAATGCGTTAAAAAGCAGCATCCTTTACGGAAAATCGCTTTGATCGGCAGGCCGCTCGTTGGAGAAGAAGTTATGGAGCAACAAGATTGGGTCGCACCATTATCTTTATATAAAAGCCTATGCGGTATGGAAGACGTTCAGGCACTTCCAGTCGGCTCAAAAGGGATAGCGTATGAATGGGAGCATCTGGATCAAAGTGGTGAAGGTGTTTCTGAGCATATAAGTAATAAAGTCGATATCAAAAAATCATCAGGGCCATCCACCTGCTTCCTTATTGCTTATCCTGAACATCTGGAGGAAGAAATCAAGCACAGATCCGGTCCTCTTTTTATTGGAGAATGATCATTTCATGACTGAATCAGGTATCGAGTTTAGTTCACAATGAACTGGTTCGATGCTTTTTTCATGGAGGTCTTACCTTTATGGATGCCTTGTCCTGATGTAGAGTGAATTATTGAATAACTCTTTCTATGTATTGTTATGTTATTACTGTAAAATATTATTCTGAGTTAGTTTATATAGATAGAGAGGTTAAAGAGATTCCAAAGGTTGGGATGATATAGAGACAAACAATCATAACGATCCATGAATCTTTTTAATCAACATCACAAGGAGTTGCAGCAGATATCTAGTTGATAGAGCCATAACAAAAGTTTGTTGGTTTATGCGCTTGTTTCTATCATTTTCTTGATCGTTATCAAAGCCAAAGCAAATTGGCACCCATTTATTGCGTTACTTCTCGCTGCCTTCATTTTAGGGATTATCGCAGGTATGGATATTCCGGATGTTGCAGATGCTGTTCAGACAGGGGTAGGTAATACTCTTGATTAGATAGACTCATTTTCGGTATAGGCACCATGATTGGAAAGATGATGGCCGAGTAGGGCGGTGCAGACAGGATTGCGAATACCCTTTTGGATAAGTTCGGTGAAAAGAAAGTCCATTGGGCGATGATGTTGATCGTTGCTTTCATGGTAGGGATGCCCGTATTCTTCGAAGTTGGGCTCGCTTTACTGCTTCCAATCGTTTATTCGATTGCAAAAAGAACGGGTTTATTCTTTTGGAAATCGGGATTCCTATGTTAGCTGATTATCGACTGTACATAGTTTAATGCCTCCACGTCCATCAGCGATGATTGCGTTCAGGAATTCGTTGCAAATGTCGCTATAACAACTGCGGTAGGTATTGTGCTGCCGATCATATCATCTGTACCAGATGTTAATATTGAATTGCTGGTCTTTGCAATCGGTTCAGGTTCATTAATTCTATCACACGTGAATGATACAGGATTTTGGATGATCAAAGAGTTCTTTAATTTAACAGTCGCACAAACGTTAAAGTCTTGGCCGGTCATGGAAACGATTATATCAGTCGTTTCACTTATCCTAATCTTACTATTGAATTCAATTGTTTAAGAGAAAGGAGATTGATGTAAATATGGGACATTCAGGTTATATGATGGGGATCGATATTGGTACGACGAGTACGAAGGTTGTTCTTTTTTCAAAAGGGGGGGAGGTTGTCCAATCTTGTTCGAAGGGATATCCTCTTCACAGTCCAACTCCTTCCGTAGCGGAACAAGATCCCGAAGAAATTTATAAAGCGGTCATCATTGCAATAGGCGAGGTTATGATTGCAAGCGGAATAGAAAAGCAAGAACTGGGTTTCATATCGTTCAGTTCGGCGATGCATAGCTTGATCGCTATGGGTAAAGACGGCAACCCGCTGACGAATAGCATTACATGGGCGGATAATCGAAGTGTTGCCTATGCGGAGAAATTGAAGGCTTCGGAACAGGGGAGGCAATTGTATCACAGGACGGGAACACCCATTCACCCAATGTCCCCAATCACAAAAGTAATGTGGTTAAGAAATGAGCATCCCGGGATTTTTAACGAAACGGACAAATTTATAGGAATTAAAGAATACATCATCTATAAGTTTTTCAATGAGTATGTGATGGATTATTCGCTCGCTTCTGCAACGGGCATGTTCAACTTGAATGACCTGAAGTGGGATGAAGAGGCACTCACCATTGCTGGAATTGGGTCTGACAAGCTGCCGACGCTTGTCCCTACAACGCATATCCTCTCAGGCTTAAGTGAGGAATTAGCTACAAAAATGAACATTCATGCTGGTACCCCGTTTGTGATTGGAGCGAGTGATGGTGTGCTTGCCAACTTAGGGCAAAACGCAATCAAGCCAGGCGTTCTGGCAGTGACAATTGGAACGAGCGGTGCGGTAAGAACCGTCAGTGACCGGCCGCTTACGGATCCTAAAGGCAGGACATTCTGCTATGCCCTTACTGAGAATCATTGGGTAATCGGCGGACCGGTCAACAATGGGGGAATCACTTTCCGATGGGCACGCGATCAATTGGGCCGTGTGGAAATCGAAAAAGCGAAGGCTTCGGGACAGGATTCCTATGAGATTCTGACGGATATGGCTTCTAATATTGCACCTGGTTCTGATGGGTTGATATTCCACCCGTATATGGCTGGGGAACGGGCACCATTATGGAGTGCCGATGCAAGGGGCTCCTTCTTCGGACTGGCGCTTCATCACACTCGTGACCATATGGTCCGGGCAGTGCTGGAGGGTGTGATGTATAACTTGTACAGTGTCCTTCTTGCTGTAAAGGAGTTGACGGGTGCCCCCGAGAAGATTCATGCAAGCGGCGGATTTGTCCGCTCAAAGCTCTGGCGCCAAATCATGGCTGATATATTCAATCAAAACGTGACAATTCCTGAAAGCTTTGAGAGTTCGAGCTTAGGTGCAGCCGTTCTTGGATTATACGCTTTAGGCGAAATCGAAAGCCTTGATGAGGTTGAGGGTATGGTTGGTGAAACGAATGAACTTGTCCCGATCGAAGAGAACGTTCAAGTGTATGAAGAATTAATGTCGATTTATTTATCCGTGAGCAGGCAATTGGAAGGCGACTACAAGAGGATCGCTGATTTCCAAAGACGTCATTTAGAATAATTTTTAGGGAAAGCACAGATGCATAAGCACTGTGCTCTTCTTTTTACCTGGTATTTAAAATGATAAAATGGTAGAAAACGATAAGGGGAACTTTCTTATGGGAGCCAGTAAAACGAATGCAATGCGAATTCTTGATAACAAACGTATAGAGTATGGCATGATGAGTTATGATGCCCGCGATGGAAAAATCGACGGGATCACTGTTGCGGACAAGATTGGAAAAGCGCCAGAAACCGTTTTTAAAACGCTTGTTACTCATAACGGACCGCAGCAGCTTTACGTATTTGTCATTCCAGTAGCAACCGAACTGGACTTGAAAAAAGCAGCGAAGGCCGCAGGTGCAAAAAAAATTGAAATGCTTGCGGTTAAAGATCTGCAAAAATACACAGGGTACATTCGGGGAGGCTGCTCCCCGATCGGAATGAAAAGGCAATACCCGACCTTTATCGATGAAAGTGCAACAAACCTCCCTGAAATCATCGTAAGTGGAGGGAAGATCGGTACACAAATCGTTTTAAAACCGTCAGAATTCCTGGAAGTCACACAAGCGGAATCTGTGGCACTAATAAAATAAACTGTTTACCTTTAGGTATTCACCTATTGGGTCTTTTCTTCATACGCTGTCTTGAAGTTCACATCTTTATTGTGAGGGAGAGTGTAAAAGTGACAGGAAAAGTGATGAATTATTACGCTGGAGGCAATACGGCTAAAGGGTTTTATAGTTTATTTGATTCCAATTTAACAGGTCTGGAAAGATTATTCATATTAAAAGGCGGACCTGGTTCAGGTAAATCGACCATTATGAAAAAAATCGGCCAAGAATGGCTGGATAAAGACTATGACATCGAGTATTTACATTGTTCATCCGATAATGATTCCATTGATGGAGTAATCATACCGGCTTTGAAAATTGGAATCGTGGATGGGACCGCGCCGCATGTGATTGAGCCGAAGGCGCCAGGGGCGATTGAGGAATATGTCAATCTAGGGGCTGCCTGGAATTCCCAGCAGCTGGCTTCTGAGAGAGCGGCCATCATAAGATTGACGAATGCGAGAAGCAAGAGTTTTGAGAAGGCATATGCCCTATTCGCTGAAGCATTGAGGATACATGATGAATGGGAAGACATTTATAAGGCAAATATTGATTTCGCTAAATTGAATGGGTTGACCAATAAATTGATAGAAGGCTTTTATAGAGATATCGTCCTTAATAAGAAGTCGGATGTTCGTCACCGATTCTTAGGCGCAGCTACACCAAAGGGTGCAGTTGATTTCATCCCCAATATTACTGAGGGATTACAAAAACGGTACTTTTTAAAGGGACGTCCAGGTTCAGGGAAATCAACTATGCTGAAGAAGATTGCAAAGGCTGCCGAGCAAAGAGGCTTTGATGTGGAAGTATATCATTGTGGTTTCGATCCGCATAGCTTGGACATGGTAATCGTCCGGGAGGTAGGGATCGCCATTTTTGACAGCACATCCCCGCATGAATATTTCCCGAGTTGTGGAGGGGATGAAATCATTGATATATATAAAACGGCCATCCTGCCAGGAACAGATGAAATATATGCCGATCAGTTAAAGGATGTTTCCACCAGGTACCGGACGAAAATGAATGAAGCGACAGCAAATCTGGCTAAGGCAAAAGAGCTGCATGACGAACTCGAAAAGATTTATGTAAAAGCAATGGACTTTACAGCCATCGATGACATTCAAAGAGACATCCACGAACAGATTATTGAACGGGCACAAGATGTCGATAGACAAACGATTCTACATTAAGAAAACAAACTGCACCTATCTTAATTAGGTGCAGTTTGTTTATATACATAATAGGATTTTTTAATGACTGAAGTCACACCAAGAATATATACGGGTTTGTTAAACGTGTTTATCCACGTCCTTTCGGTTA
This window encodes:
- the cobD gene encoding threonine-phosphate decarboxylase CobD, which gives rise to MTLPSHGSNPHYLYEALEIEMPESVLDFSANINPLGPPLRIKEQWYGFFEGILQYPDPHAIELTKSIAKKEALPEQSVLMGNGGAEIIMLVANGLANQRVLIIQPAFAEYAEACLAAGCKVDFHQLDAPEWQLDLDRLIPRLPEYDAIFLCTPNNPTGVSFKRDAVKELIMECQKADCLIVLDEAFYDFTEDAFSYASLINVFPHLLILRSMTKIFAIPGLRLGYLLAAPDIIKRVRNYKPHWSVNHVALEVGKICLAEEAYMKKTRDYIALQKQKLFRFYEEQGLNVSDSTVNFYLVKDESLSLFPFLLKKGIVPRHTYNFPGLDGRWLRFAVKSEHDNEALMEGVRQWRRQGSVL
- a CDS encoding bifunctional adenosylcobinamide kinase/adenosylcobinamide-phosphate guanylyltransferase, with amino-acid sequence MEKARLCFITGGVRSGKSSFAERKALEYALQMDGNLHYLACGRVSDVEMGERILRHRKDRESSPIAWKTSEYATDITRIGADIDQDSIILLDCLTTLLDNELFGPGIPLEEEFLDSVFSKIITGINEIRKQSSCLIVVSNELVQEPIFQDDFLHIYGKTLGQLHQTIVGQADEAYLVEAGIPLRKKGCMQE
- the cobS gene encoding adenosylcobinamide-GDP ribazoletransferase — translated: MSGVIGFLINLQFFTVFPIKKQLPMEKKYIHRAIQTFPLVGLLLGLILGGVLYALVEWTPLSSLAIAFFLWFLTMALTGGLHLDGWIDASDAFFSYQDKERRLEIMKDSRTGAFGVISVIVLLAARFIFIYEIVERVNEWTYFLIIALPLLSKCVMGYLLIRMPLAKKEGLGAFFQSAVMKSSLPIYWLYLLVSLAFAWIIDFKLVILFFIMCLAAMFFLVYIKRKIVSWFGGITGDVLGASVEGVELWLWLILWLLHYFAMG
- a CDS encoding histidine phosphatase family protein, whose product is MADIVAITLLRHGLTVANERKAYLGWTDSPLSIEGEKEILDLRGSYPQYEKIHSSDLPRCVETARLLFPNAVPVKNPLFREMNFGSWEGRTYYELKTDGDYLNWLERPMEALVPGGESYPAFSERVNNGWNQLIACKENRIALMTHGGVIRDLLVRYAPKEKSFFDWGISHGRGYELIWEDRESLRRGERCTLLQEAPIMGKLNG
- a CDS encoding bifunctional adenosylcobinamide kinase/adenosylcobinamide-phosphate guanylyltransferase, which codes for MYGLESDVLWLSGYRKEQPELIDFQGKAVVLQGLDAWIQQDAEKMDSESIRKRWKEIMADWRIWEKEKDEHNCIVIGSDISKGIVPIEARDRRWRDACGWVFQDVASISSRVDIIWYGINQRIK
- a CDS encoding cob(I)yrinic acid a,c-diamide adenosyltransferase, which translates into the protein MKIYTRTGDKGQTSVIGGRLDKDDIRVESYGTVDEVNSYIGLAVTELDSAIFTDVLADLEKIQHELFDCGGDLATVSEKAPQKLTEEAITYLEERIDAFILEAPELEKFILPGGSKAAATIHIARTVTRRAERLVVSLIKSGAAVSPLSLQYLNRLSDYFFAVARVINFRLGVKDVEYIRSANVFRGGKRKEKE
- a CDS encoding ECF transporter S component, which codes for MDVRKISAIAIFIALSAVGAMIKIPSPIGSIALDSFPALLAAVILGPVSGAIVAGLGHIISAFIGGMPLGPFHFLIMVEMAVLAWMFGILYIHGKKVGAFFLFFIGNAFVLALPFAVLISPSFYTLLVPGLTAATAVNVGLAALLLPRLEPVLKKMIFKDGLVK
- the gntK gene encoding gluconokinase; the protein is MGHSGYMMGIDIGTTSTKVVLFSKGGEVVQSCSKGYPLHSPTPSVAEQDPEEIYKAVIIAIGEVMIASGIEKQELGFISFSSAMHSLIAMGKDGNPLTNSITWADNRSVAYAEKLKASEQGRQLYHRTGTPIHPMSPITKVMWLRNEHPGIFNETDKFIGIKEYIIYKFFNEYVMDYSLASATGMFNLNDLKWDEEALTIAGIGSDKLPTLVPTTHILSGLSEELATKMNIHAGTPFVIGASDGVLANLGQNAIKPGVLAVTIGTSGAVRTVSDRPLTDPKGRTFCYALTENHWVIGGPVNNGGITFRWARDQLGRVEIEKAKASGQDSYEILTDMASNIAPGSDGLIFHPYMAGERAPLWSADARGSFFGLALHHTRDHMVRAVLEGVMYNLYSVLLAVKELTGAPEKIHASGGFVRSKLWRQIMADIFNQNVTIPESFESSSLGAAVLGLYALGEIESLDEVEGMVGETNELVPIEENVQVYEELMSIYLSVSRQLEGDYKRIADFQRRHLE
- the ybaK gene encoding Cys-tRNA(Pro) deacylase, translating into MGASKTNAMRILDNKRIEYGMMSYDARDGKIDGITVADKIGKAPETVFKTLVTHNGPQQLYVFVIPVATELDLKKAAKAAGAKKIEMLAVKDLQKYTGYIRGGCSPIGMKRQYPTFIDESATNLPEIIVSGGKIGTQIVLKPSEFLEVTQAESVALIK
- a CDS encoding PRK06851 family protein; its protein translation is MTGKVMNYYAGGNTAKGFYSLFDSNLTGLERLFILKGGPGSGKSTIMKKIGQEWLDKDYDIEYLHCSSDNDSIDGVIIPALKIGIVDGTAPHVIEPKAPGAIEEYVNLGAAWNSQQLASERAAIIRLTNARSKSFEKAYALFAEALRIHDEWEDIYKANIDFAKLNGLTNKLIEGFYRDIVLNKKSDVRHRFLGAATPKGAVDFIPNITEGLQKRYFLKGRPGSGKSTMLKKIAKAAEQRGFDVEVYHCGFDPHSLDMVIVREVGIAIFDSTSPHEYFPSCGGDEIIDIYKTAILPGTDEIYADQLKDVSTRYRTKMNEATANLAKAKELHDELEKIYVKAMDFTAIDDIQRDIHEQIIERAQDVDRQTILH